A region from the Cannabis sativa cultivar Pink pepper isolate KNU-18-1 chromosome 9, ASM2916894v1, whole genome shotgun sequence genome encodes:
- the LOC115724063 gene encoding chaperone protein dnaJ C76, chloroplastic — MLHAWLLPLSTPTISTASVDPNSKPLLGFDRGRFDRIRKSTVIPCRARSTASSSSTSVTEFDLYDLLGVHSSSDQSQIKNAYRSLQKRCHPDIAGPPGHDMAIILNEAYAVLSDPSSRLAYDKEYAKHAQLKGYTGKPIYSVWCGSESEERAVFVDEVKCVGCLKCALFAEKTFAIETVYGRARVVAQWADPEHKIQEAIGACPVDCISIVEKSDLAALEFLMSKQPRGNVRIGMGNAAGMRVSNIFVDVKKFQTRYQEVMEKSSAQGSEETLVQRAARMSTMQAIRSISNWLYWQTPRAGGSTMKPQLYLPATTQKSTEPDIAKLRDAVAAKKKKERDGSRQTQGTPSKNYIYDDEYWSPSTHALPAASSQENLFPRIVPKTPPAKEWKQTSDKDRITSKNKERNPVKFFVPLGIGVLAASIVQMHGEGVVGRLEEHPGGSLALQIVNSPWLPVFLTSITWYIIGTVLVQFVEAIRSREN; from the exons ATGCTCCATGCATGGCTTCTTCCTCTATCCACACCTACCATTTCTACAGCTTCAGTTGATCCAAATTCGAAACCCTTATTAGGGTTTGATAGAGGAAGATTCGATCGAATCCGCAAGTCTACTGTAATCCCATGCAGGGCCAGGTCCACTGCTTCATCGTCTTCTACCTCTGTCACGGAATTCGATCTCTACGATCTTTTGGGAGTCCATAGCTCCTCAGATCAGTCTCAGATAAAGAATGCTTATCGGTCTCTCCAGAAGCGGTGTCACCCGGATATCGCCGGACCGCCGGGCCATGACATGGCTATTATACTCAACGAAGCCTATGCAGTTCTTTCTGACCCTTCTTCTCGTTTGGCTTACGATAAG GAGTATGCAAAACATGCACAACTTAAAGGTTACACCGGGAAACCCATTTACTCAGTATGGTGTGGATCAGAAAGTGAAGAACGAGCAGTGTTTGTTGACGAAGTCAAGTGCGTTGGTTGCTTAAAATGTGCATTGTTTGCTGAAAAGACTTTTGCAATTGAAACAGTTTATGGAAGAGCTAGAGTTGTTGCACAGTGGGCTGATCCAGAACACAAAATCCAGGAAGCCATTGGAGCTTGTCCAGTAGATTGTATTTC GATTGTGGAGAAGTCCGATCTAGCAGCTCTGGAATTTCTGATGTCCAAGCAGCCACGAGGCAATGTAAGAATAGGTATGGGGAATGCTGCGGGTATGCGTGTCTCAAACATATTCGTAGATGTGAAGAAATTCCAGACCAGATACCAAGAGGTAATGGAGAAATCTTCTGCACAGGGCTCTGAG GAGACACTTGTACAAAGAGCAGCAAGAATGTCCACAATGCAAGCAATCAGATCAATCTCCAACTGGTTATATTGGCAAACACCTAGGGCAGGTGGCTCAACAATGAAACCTCAACTATACTTGCCAGCAACTACCCAGAAATCCACTGAACCTGACATTGCCAAGCTCAGAGATGCAGTTGCTgctaagaagaaaaaagaaagggaCGGCTCGAGACAAACTCAGGGGACTCCATCAAAGAACTACATTTATGACGATGAATACTGGAGTCCATCAACTCATGCCCTTCCTGCAGCCTCATCCCAAGAGAATTTGTTCCCAAGAATTGTCCCAAAAACTCCACCTGCAAAAGAATGGAAGCAGACCAGTGATAAAGATCGAATAACTTCCAAGAACAAGGAAAGGAACCCCGTAAAATTTTTTGTACCATTGGGAATAGGGGTGCTCGCTGCATCCATAGTTCAAATGCATGGAGAAGGGGTAGTGGGGAGGTTGGAAGAACATCCTGGTGGTTCTTTAGCATTACAGATTGTAAATAGCCCTTGGTTACCAGTTTTTTTAACTTCGATTACATGGTACATCATTGGAACTGTACTGGTACAATTCGTTGAAGCCATCAGAAGCAGAGAAAATTAG
- the LOC115723337 gene encoding thioredoxin-like protein YLS8 has product MSYLLPHLHSGWAVDQAILAEEERLVIIRFGHDWDETCMQMDEVLASVAETIKNFAVIYLVDITEVPDFNTMYELYDPSTVMFFFRNKHIMIDLGTGNNNKINWALKDKQEFIDIVETVYRGARKGRGLVIAPKDYSTKYRY; this is encoded by the exons atgtcgTACTTGCTTCCACATTTGCACTCTGGATGGGCCGTAGATCAGGCCATCCTCGCCGAGGAAGAGCGTCTCGTCATCATCCGATTTGGCCACGACTGGGATGAGACCTGTATGCAG ATGGATGAAGTTTTGGCATCAGTTGCTGAGACAATCAAAAACTTTGCAGTGATATACCTTGTCGACATCACTGAGGTTCCAGATTTCAACACAATGTACGAGTTGTATGACCCATCTACGGTCATGTTTTTCTTCAGGAACAAACACATTATGATCGATCTCGGAACTGGAAACAATAATAAGATCAACTGGGCCCTCAAGGACAAGCAAGAGTTCATTGACATTGTTGAGACTGTGTACCGTGGAGCAAGGAAGGGACGGGGTCTTGTGATTGCTCCTAAGGATTACTCTACCAAATATCGCTACTAA